The genomic window TCATATCACCGACAGTCATAATCGTTCCGCTACCTGCAAGGGGAATACCTCGCTCATTTCTTTTAACGTTCGGTGCGTGCTGAGTTCCATGAAAAGCTATATATCCCACACCGCCGCCAAGGAAAATTCGCGTTCCGATTCCTATAGTTTCAAAAAACGGATCATTTAAAAGGGGGCTTAACTGTCCAGCACTTGAATAGGTTGCGTTTGAAAGATTTGGTTTTAAAACACCCATATACGTGTAAATCGTTCGTGAGGATTTATTAACTGCAACATTATAGTTCTGATAACAGTTTCTCGGATTAAGCAGAATCGCATCCCTTACGGTATTTATGTTAATAATCTTTTTTATCTCTCTTCGCGGATAACAGTCTGTTCCGTAACCGTAAGCTTCAAGTTCTATGTCTTCCCCTGCAATAAGCTCTTCTATCACATGAGCTCCGCCATATTCAAACTTTCCCGGATAAACCTCGTTTCTTGGGTCATTTTCAGGAAGAGCCGTAGCACCTATATAAAGGTCAACAGCAGCAAGTCCTCCATAGGCAGGCACACCATTTAAATATATCTCCTCCATCTTCATTTTTGGCTTTGTATGACCAACATTTAAAAAAGCACCAGAAGAACACATAGCACCAAAAGTCCCTGTTGTTACAACATCCACCTCTTCAGCTGCCTTCACAACCCCCTTTTCTTCAACTATTTCTATCATCTCTTCAGCGGTAACAACAACCACTTCACCTTTTCTTATCTTTTCGTTAATCTCTTCATAGGTTTTATTTACTTTAAACTCTTCTTTCATACGCCAAACCTCTCTAAACAGGTTCTGCAAGCAGATCAACATTGCTTGCAAGACCTACTATTTTTCCTCTAACAAATTCTCCTGGCTTAAAATTCCCTTTAAGATAGACAATTCCATCTATCTCATAAGCACTTCTATAGCTTCTCGCTTCAACATATCCTTTCATATCCTGAGAAATAGCATCAACAAGAAGAGTAAACTCTTTTCCTACAAGTTTCTGACTGTTCTCCTCAAAAATAGCATACTGAACATCTTCAATAAAGTTAAGCCTTGAATCTTTAACATCCTCAGGTAAATCACCTAAGTTGTAAGCAGAAGTTCCTTCTTCTCTGGAATACTTAAAAAAACCTGCCCAATCAAGTTTCTTTCGCTTTAAAAAAGAAATTAGCTGTTCAAAGTCCTTCTCGGTCTCTGTGGGAAATCCAACTATAAAAGAACTTCTTATAGCAACATCAGGAATCTTTTCTCTTAGTTTATCAATCAACTCATCAATATAAGAGTATGAATATTTTCTTCCCATTGACATTAAAACCTTATCAGAAACATGCTGAAAAGGAACATCTATATAGTTAACAATTTTCTCACTTTCAGCAATTAAACCTATTAAATCTTTTGAAACATGAGTTGGATAGGTGTACATCAATCTTATCCATTCTATACCTTTTACTTTCTCCAGCCTTTTTAAAAGTCTTACAAGGGCATCTTTTTCTCCCCTGTCAAATCCATACGCTGTTGTATCCTGAGCCACGACATAAAGCTCTTTTATCCCCTTTTTAGCAAGAAGTTTTGCTTCTTCAACAATTTCATCAGCAGGACGACTTCTTAAAGGCCCCCTTATTATAGGAATTGCACAGTAGGAACAGTTGTTTGAACACCCTTCTGAAATTTTCAGATAAGCAAAATGGGGAAGAGTAAGAATCTCTCTGTAAAGAAACGGTTTATCAGGCTGAAAGCGCTTATTAAGAATCTTTTCTACACTCTTTTCAAGCTCATCAACACCTATAAAAACATCAACTTCAGGAAGCTCTTTTTTAAGTTCTTCTCTATAACGCTGATAAAGACATCCTGCAACAACAACCTTCTTTTCAGGATTACGTTTCTTTTCCTCTACAGCGGTTAATATTTCATCAATAGATTCCTCTTTTGCAGACCTTATAAAACCACAGGTGTTCACAATAACTATATCCGCATCTTCAACCCTATCCACAAAAATCACGTCTCCTGTGGCTTTTAAAAAACCAACCATAAGCTCAGTATCAACGTGATTTTTAGGACAACCAAGACTTATAACGGCAATCTTCTTTTTTTCCATAAATCACCCTTTTTTCTCAAGCCTTTTTACAACACTTTCAAAATCTATAGTGCCCTCATACACGGCCTTTCCTGTAATAGCCCCCACGACATTAGGAATTTCTGCAAGTCTAAAAACGTCTTCTTCTCTCGCAATTCCACCAGAAGCTATAACCGGTTTTTTTACACTCCCTGCAAACCGCTCAACCTCTTCAAAGTTCGGTCCTTCCAGAGTACCATCTCTTGAAATATCTGTATAGACAAAACCCCATATAGGCTCATCCTCATACTTTTTAGCAAACTCAACTGCTTTTAACTCTGTCTTTTCAACCCATCCACGAGTAGTCATATAACCATCTTTAGCATCCACTCCAAGCACCATACCATCAGGAAAAACATCTATCATCTCTTCAAAAAGCTCAGGATTTTCAACAGCAACCGTCCCAACAATTATACGGTCAACACCTGCATCCTTTAAAGCTTTCACAGCTTCTACCGTTCTCACTCCTCCACCAAACTGAACAGGAATAGAAAGTCTTTTAACTATCTCCTCCACTATTTTTATATTTTTAGGAACTCCTTCAAAAGCCCCATCAAGGTCAACAACATGAAGCCTTGTTGCCCCTTTATTCTGCCACAAAAGAGCAGCTTCAACAGGATTATCAAAATACTCCTTTACAGCATCAGCCCTTCCTTTATAAAGCCTAACGCACTTCCCATCTTTTATATCAACTGCAGGTATAAGCTCAAACATTGAATCCTCCTAAATACCTAAAACATCAAACATACTGTAAAATCCACAAGGCTTTCCATAAATCCACTTTGCCGCTACAACAGCTCCTCTTGCAAAAGTTTCTCTGCTTGTAGCCCTGTGTGTTAACTCTATCCTTTCACCAAAAGTTGCAAAATAAACGGTATGGTCACCTACAACATCGCCCATCCGTGCAGCAAGCACACCTATCTCTTCAGAACTTCTTTCACCAACAAAACCTTTCCTCCCAAAAACAAAAACATCTTCAGGATTTCTATCAAGGGTTTTTGCCACTATTTCAGCAAGTCTCATAGCAGTCCCGGAGGGAGCATCCTTTTTGAATCTGTGATGAATTTCAAAAATTTCAACATCGTAATCTTTATCCTTCAAAGCTTTCGTCACTTCTTCAACTATCCTGAAAAGAATGTTTACCCCAAGACTCATATTCGGAGAAAAAAGCAGGGGAATTTTCTTCCCTGCAGCTTTAAGCTTTTCCATCTCCTCACTTGAAAAACCGGTAGTCCCTGTAACAACGGCAACCCCTTCAGCAACAGCATCTTCCACAAGGGTTAAAGTAGCACAGGGAACAGTAAAATCTATAACAACATCAGGTTTATCTTTAATCTCTTTCAAAGAACCAACAAACTTTAAATTTTCATCAAACGGTTCTCCCAATAAGTCGGACTCCGGATTTTCAATAACTCCTACAAGCTCCATATCTTCATTCTCTTTCACAAGAGAGGCAATGAGCCTACCCATTCTCCCATTTGCACCGTTAACAGCTATCTTTATCATAACTCTCCCCTTTTATACTCATACCATTTAACTATTCCATATACTATACCAAGTATGAAAATAAGCGCTCCTATTCCAAGCTTAAAATCTATTGGTTTATCGTGCTGGAGAGAAAGAACAAGCGCTTCCCTGATGGTAGCAGCAAGGGCAACACTTACAAAAGCACTTACAGCAAGTTCTCCACCCATCATAAACTTTATCTCACTGTT from Desulfurobacterium atlanticum includes these protein-coding regions:
- a CDS encoding homocysteine biosynthesis protein: MKEEFKVNKTYEEINEKIRKGEVVVVTAEEMIEIVEEKGVVKAAEEVDVVTTGTFGAMCSSGAFLNVGHTKPKMKMEEIYLNGVPAYGGLAAVDLYIGATALPENDPRNEVYPGKFEYGGAHVIEELIAGEDIELEAYGYGTDCYPRREIKKIININTVRDAILLNPRNCYQNYNVAVNKSSRTIYTYMGVLKPNLSNATYSSAGQLSPLLNDPFFETIGIGTRIFLGGGVGYIAFHGTQHAPNVKRNERGIPLAGSGTIMTVGDMKGMSTEFIRAASIVGYGVSLFVGIGIPIPVLNERIAFYTSVKDSEIFAPVFDYSHDYPSGESVEPLAYVSYADLRKGFIEVEGKKIPASPLSSYYKAREIAQILKEWIEEGKFEISKPAQTLPAPEPEVKIEYDDRK
- the hisA gene encoding 1-(5-phosphoribosyl)-5-[(5-phosphoribosylamino)methylideneamino]imidazole-4-carboxamide isomerase — its product is MFELIPAVDIKDGKCVRLYKGRADAVKEYFDNPVEAALLWQNKGATRLHVVDLDGAFEGVPKNIKIVEEIVKRLSIPVQFGGGVRTVEAVKALKDAGVDRIIVGTVAVENPELFEEMIDVFPDGMVLGVDAKDGYMTTRGWVEKTELKAVEFAKKYEDEPIWGFVYTDISRDGTLEGPNFEEVERFAGSVKKPVIASGGIAREEDVFRLAEIPNVVGAITGKAVYEGTIDFESVVKRLEKKG
- the dapB gene encoding 4-hydroxy-tetrahydrodipicolinate reductase, whose protein sequence is MIKIAVNGANGRMGRLIASLVKENEDMELVGVIENPESDLLGEPFDENLKFVGSLKEIKDKPDVVIDFTVPCATLTLVEDAVAEGVAVVTGTTGFSSEEMEKLKAAGKKIPLLFSPNMSLGVNILFRIVEEVTKALKDKDYDVEIFEIHHRFKKDAPSGTAMRLAEIVAKTLDRNPEDVFVFGRKGFVGERSSEEIGVLAARMGDVVGDHTVYFATFGERIELTHRATSRETFARGAVVAAKWIYGKPCGFYSMFDVLGI
- the rimO gene encoding 30S ribosomal protein S12 methylthiotransferase RimO, with the translated sequence MEKKKIAVISLGCPKNHVDTELMVGFLKATGDVIFVDRVEDADIVIVNTCGFIRSAKEESIDEILTAVEEKKRNPEKKVVVAGCLYQRYREELKKELPEVDVFIGVDELEKSVEKILNKRFQPDKPFLYREILTLPHFAYLKISEGCSNNCSYCAIPIIRGPLRSRPADEIVEEAKLLAKKGIKELYVVAQDTTAYGFDRGEKDALVRLLKRLEKVKGIEWIRLMYTYPTHVSKDLIGLIAESEKIVNYIDVPFQHVSDKVLMSMGRKYSYSYIDELIDKLREKIPDVAIRSSFIVGFPTETEKDFEQLISFLKRKKLDWAGFFKYSREEGTSAYNLGDLPEDVKDSRLNFIEDVQYAIFEENSQKLVGKEFTLLVDAISQDMKGYVEARSYRSAYEIDGIVYLKGNFKPGEFVRGKIVGLASNVDLLAEPV